The window ATGAAATATTGCATATAGAACTGCAGTTCCACTTTGTTAAAGAAAGAGTTTTGATATTTACTTCTGAAAAAGACGTAGGCTAATACCTACAACTTCTAGGACCATCCACTCCACAGTGTTTAGTTTCAATATGGCCTCTGCAGTTTTCCATATTAGAGCAAATCAAACAACAGAAGCACGAGACAAACCTATAATCGATAAGTCATACATTTTTCCCTAATAACagtttgaaatgtatttcactGGCCTTTATCGTTTAAAGTCTGTTGCATCTATAACCACACCTGCCTGGGATGTCACGGTGACCTGACATGACCTGGACTTATACATCACTGTAGCGAAGAAAGTCAAGGCAGGACAGCAGGTGTTAGAGTGTCCTGATCCAATTAGAAGTTATGCCCACTAAGACACCTACTCAAGCCCTGAGGGgtaagtgatttattttttctggtgATCTATTTTCAAAGTGTGATCtaaattattttctctcctgtgttatTACCTGCAATCTGATTGGGAAAAAAAGTCTTGCGAGGAAAATTTTTCTAGGTTCCTCcatttttctgtgaaaatgaaaaaagtatttCAGAAGaaattggttttttttttttgttttttttcatgtgtgtaaccgagtaaaaaaaataaacttttgataagaatttttttcctgtttgtgtaactgagtgaaaatgttttgtttggtgGTTGGTTGGCTTTCTGGGAGaattttgtgtgtgaaacaagtcaatttcaaatgtttttcccaagagaaacaatgttttgttgttgttgtgtggaACTGAGTGAAAAACTAATTTTCCTCAGAATTTTTttagcagggaaaaaaaattcagaaagATTTCCCCTGTAAAGAACCAAGTTATAagaaaaatctgtattttttaaaaacattttatttatttatcttttgtcATGTGTGGACAAAAAACGCAAGGGAATTACAAAGATTATACtggcaaacatttttttccccagcagaCGCCAAATCATAATCAATAATTTAGATCAGACTTAGAAGAATGGACCACTAGAAAAAATATgctttagggcttccgtagataTCCCTCaggtttatttgtatttaattcaaatgtttgATTCTACAATTGTTATCACAGAGTActatttttattcagttttatttgattGCATGACCTTAAATCTGTGAAAACATCTGACTAGTAGGTGGTAAAATACATAGATTAGATACTAAAATgttcttacttttacttgagtggTATTCTGGGGTCACTAAATAACATGTCCAAATACTGACTAACATGAAATCAAAATTTTGCATGGGATCAACTGCATAAACTTGGTGACTGGAGTCATGTTTGCTGCACATGTACAGATTTTTCTATTATTCAGGGCTAGaagatgtttttattctgaaaccAGCCTCGCCGGAAGTCGTGTTGTCGTTACCGGAAATGAGACTGTTAGCTTCAGGAAATCAGTTGGTGGAAAAAAGCTTTCCTTTCTGTAATCAAGCCTCCCCAGTACAGAGTCAAACATACACAGGAGCAGCAGCAAACTATAGCCAATGGACCCTCGGATTATAACATTTAAGCTGCGGTTTATCCATCGATAGCACGTCCGGGTGCCGAAGCGCTGGGCCGGGCCGGAACCAGAACCAGGCCCGGACGGACGGACACAGCCAGCGCTGCGTTTTGCGACACCGGCgggctgcctgtgtgtgtgagtgggaaTTGGCATGCTGTCTGTAGGGGACGTCTAATGTGTATCACCCCGTCTTGCTGTCTGTAGCTAGACAGCAAGCTCGCCGATGAGACCCCGGTACTTGTGCTGTATCAGATCGGATGTGAAGGCTTGAGGCTCGAGCATGGGACAACGCGAATTTAGCCAGAAGCGAGCTAGCTTTAACGCTAGCTAACGCCAGAGTTAACGTCAACGGACATCAACTTTTACTCGCTAGCTAGCGAGGCAACAGAAGAAAAACGAGTATGAGCGCCACACCCGGGTTTATGTGAAAGAAGAAGAGTTATTTTACATCGCCTTACATTTGTTAGTTCGCTTGTTAGCTCTTTAAAAGGCCTGATAAATGTTTCTGGAGCGAGTATAGCAGTGTAGCTAAGTCGTTAGCTGCTAGGTTAGCCTGCCTCGACCGCCCCAATGAAAGAATACAAAGTGGTCGTGCTGGGCAGCGGCGGCGTCGGCAAGTCCGCGCTGACCGTCCAGTTTGTCACCGGCACCTTCATCGAGAAATACGACCCGACCATCGAGGACTTCTACCGAAAGGAGATCGAGGTGGACTCGTCGCCCTCCGTGCTGGAGATCCTCGACACAGCGGGGACGGAGCAGTTCGCCTCCATGAGAGACCTGTACATAAAGAACGGACAGGGTTTCATTCTGGTCTACAGCCTGGTCAACCAGCAGTCATTCCAGGTACCTGATGTGCAAGACACCTTATATCACACACAGGTGGACACTGCACATAGCTAGGTGGTTAATCAGCGCATTTAGGGTGTGATTCATGCTGTACTACCATTGTAATGAGTGCTGGTAATGATAGAGCCCTGCACCATCAGAATTTCACTTGGCAGAATGCAATCGGTTTGCTcaaagataaatatttgatttagGGATATTCATCTAAAGCCAGTGGTGCTGTGGAAGCAATCTGTGGCACCTGTTGTGTTGCAATACCGTTATTGAGTATACTCTCCAATGTACTTGTAACTTTAGTGACGAATGATGCCTCAAAATATGGAAGTTAATTCACTGCACAACGAAGTGATCAATTTTAAGGCACATTATAGAGAGCATGAAAGCcattaaacaaagtaaactcaTGCAGACTTCATTTTTAACAAACCAGCATAATGTAAAACATCTATAAACTGGCTAAGCTGTCAGTGTGCAGGAAAAAGAGGCCACATCTTTGCCTAACGGTAACAAAAACGTTTAAATCTGGCTAAACTGTATTTTAACAACAAACTCAAAGTGATGAAATGccatttaaaaagaagaaaaaagtaccACGCTTTACATGTTTGATTAAGACGGCAATGCTTGTGTAATGATGATTACTGAAGGGAAGATATAAtgatatgtgtttttatttcaacactACGTACTAGTGTTTATGCTATATGTAATATTTTCTAAATCTCAGCGGTAGCAGTTTTCCGTGAGTGTTTCCTACTCACAGGAAATGATGCAATACCAAAAATCCAAGTGCAACTTCGGAGTGATGTTGGCAGTTAAACTTTACAAAGAGAAAGAATACATAGCATTGATTTGTAGATTTAAATCTTCAGTCACCCGTTTCAACACCAACTTTATTGCGGCTGTGACACCCAAAAAGTATGCATACAGACCTGTCCAGTATGGATGAACTACATGTTAAGAATCTGTTTAAGAAAAAGTTTGAAGCGTGGATGGAAGTGCTACGCAACCACAGTGGCCTCTCATATCCTCTCCGTCTTCATCTTTCAGGACATCAGACCAATGCGAGACCAAATAGTGCGAGTGAAGCGCTTCGAGAAGGTGCCATTGATCCTGGTCGGGAACAAGGTCGACCTGGAGTCTGAGCGCGAGGTCGCTGGGTCAGATGGTCGCGCTCTGGCTCAAGAGTGGGGCTGCCCTTTTATTGAAACTTCTGCCAAGAGCAAGACTATGGTGGACGAGCTGTTCGCAGAGATCGTCCGACAGATGAATTATTCCACGCTGCCGGAGAAGCAGGAGCAGTGCTGCACGGCCTGTGTGGTGCAGTGAGGAAGAGGTACGAGCACTTCCATTGCTATCTTCCACTGCATGGTTGCATTCATACTCGAGCTGTGCCAAAGAGCTCACAAACACAGCACTGTGGGCCGCTCActtattttacaaaatgtgataaaatgtcCCTGCAGTGGCTGTGTAGAAACGGTTCACAAGCTGAGGAGAAATGTGACACATGGATGACTGTGTGGCGCTTTCAGTGCAGTGtaagggagaggagaggagaggttggAAGTGAGAACGACGAGTGGGTGGTGCTGCTCCGCGCAAACCGTTGGTTTAGCTTGTTATCATAAGATCGCAGAAAGTATGTGGAATGAAGAACTGAGCAGCCCGGGGCCGAGAGGGAAAAGACCCTGAAGAGTAGAGACTAATGAAGCGGACAGGCCTGTGAGCCGAGCCGTacaaagaggaaaatgtgaCATCCTGAAAAAGAAATTATGTtccaaaacaggaagttcacTTAGATCCAGTGACAGATGTTGCCTGTTAACCATTGcccacacagatgcacacagagAATGCCGGTTTCATCCATTtaaacctgtttgtttttctctctttctgtgcaGATACATCATCTGTCTGGATCACCACGAGGATTTTGATGAAACATGAACTTGGACAACCTGACTTTTGAGCCCAACAACAAAAACTTACCGCTAACAGCCGGTTAAGTTTCTGTTCAATGTGGTTTCTGACCGTCTATCACAGAGCATCTGACAGGAAAGACGTCGGTCCTATTTTTGATATCATAACTGTTTAAAGACGTTTCTGCTGCAACCTTAACGGCCTTTGCGATGACCCAGAAtggagtcagacagacagacttttAATGAGCGAGAACGGCCATCTGTGAATTTcagtctctttttttcccccttttagTCTAAAGTATCCTTGAAATAATAAGCAGGAGTCTTTGTGAGGTTGCAGCttctttttaaagctgctttaatcTCTATTATATACTTTATTATTACTTGTATTATGTCTCAAGTTTGGAATTTGACAAAGTATTTCATAGTAttgaaacattttgacttttaagCATGCATACTTCGACCAGTTTGCTGCTGCCCAGGCACACTGCTCTATTTAGATTTTGGAAATCTCGGCAAAAATAGTTCTGTTAACAGGCAGAGACTGCAGCCAGACTTACAGtagaccattttttttttttttagcttcagGAAACATAGACAGGATGTTTGACTTTGTGGATTAACCCTGTAACACTTCCATCAGTCCACTCTGCTGCCCTGCAGTTCGAGCATTTACCTTTTCCTCATCGCAGAAGCCTGAAGCAGCTAAACTCATCTGAAAACACGCATGCTCGAAATTGAAAATGTTCCACTAAATCAACTTGAAGTGATAAGGAAGAgccattttactgtttttagcCTGAATTCTGTCAGAGTCTCTGCAAGGCATGAATCTCATGGACGCAGGTCTTCCATTTTCAGTTTTCTCGAGGAGTCTCTGTGGGAAGATGATTTTGGAACGACCAAAGGAAGCTCACAGTGCATATTTGTGTTTGACTACATGACGTGTGTTGCTTTAAATTCAGGAGACGCTGATTTTCTTGTCATCAAGTAACTCCCGCTGCAATGTGGTTTGATAAAAGTTCTGGCACAGTTAAtcagatttaactttttttctttttctgatagTAACATATTTATTAAAATCTAATGACATGGGTAGCCAGTTTTAAACTCTTAATTTTATACTAGTTTTCGCTTTTTGTGACTTTTCAGGATACATGGTACATTGTTCTTTGgggtttttgttattttgaagCTGAGGATTTAACAGAGCCTTAAATAATTTCTGTTGCACCCTGGTCTCATGTctcttattttttattctggAAGATAAACCGTTGTCATCGTTTGGTAATAAACATGCTGGCCTTTCTGCTTTTTGTCATGAGGAAAAGCTTTACAGTTTTATCTTGGATTGATACAAAATCAGTTCTGCGTCCTGCTGACCTCCGATCATTCCTGGTAACAAAATGTTACGGGTTGAATTTTTCCCACTGATCATGTGCACTCACTGTCTCGCCTCACTGCCTCCAGTTTGGGAGCCATTCTTCGATAGAAAGAGACTTCGAAAGTCATTCTGTAATGAAAGTAGCCTCGTCTACTTGGTCTTGCCACTATGAGAGATGTAAACCTTGTGTTAAAGCGGctgtaatcaatattttttttaacctaaacATCATATGAATGTGATAATATAAAGGGGCTGTTCATAGCGATGAACATACAGCGAAATATCTCCTTATCTGCGGTTCCTCTCAGCTTTACAACGCTTTATACTGAGTTccagctctttttttcttttttagctgtCCGACAGCCTCACACTTGTTCAGTTTGGTCTATCCGATGTCGCCATGTCAGTGTTGCTCCAGGactatcatttttatttatgctCTCATCCAAAAGGCTCCCGTTTGTATCTCAATCCGGACATGTAATAATACTGTTCaattgttattttaaaactAAGTTTACcttttgattttctgtttcttctcagTTTCCTGTCGCAATATAAATACATGAGTTGGGCTCAAATAGATCATTTTACAAAGTTGTACTAATGTTCTGAACAGTAATGTCTCCCACATGtgattttcttgtcttttgcccCGAGTCACAAAGATTAAAACGTGATTTGTCGGTTGCAATGATGCTCCTGAAGCAGCATAAATTATGACGTTCCAGGATCCACACGGTGATATCAGAGTGCGCATTTTGGTTTCTTTTATCGTTTTTGACCCCCACATGCGGCTgttttctgtgaaaacaaaacctctAAAGCCTGCTTTACACCAGCTCCTCACTACCCAACAACAGACGAGCACAGTTATAGCGTCTAGCTGGTGAAAACAGTGGAGCTATTAGCAGCTAATGAGGCTCTTGAGTTTGTATAGCTGAAAAGAACAATAAAGAGAAAATGCCTACAAAGTAAAAGCAGTCCCAACGCAGACGAGTAAAGATAGCCAGAAAGTCCTCTAGTTTCCTTCAGTTGCAAATACCAACACATGACAAAACAATTGTAGGCGGCAATTATATCGTTCAGTAGTGATTACTTTGTCCAATCCACGGTTTTATGCCTTCACATCACCGTCCAAGCAATGTGTCAAGAAAGCCATGAGGTGATTTCTAAAAAGCTGGAACAAACATCCACTTAGACTCAAGGATAATCAGAGAGGTCTAATGTAACTGGTTCCACGTTAaagattttatacattttctaatgggataaaatgtgaataaagtGAAGACATTTTATCACAAAGCTCAGATGTGAAAAAAGGAGGCATGGAACCACAAGGCGACAGTCCTAGTGTTTAATCAGCTTTTTGTCACTGTGTTGCTAAAATCGAGGAACCACTTGTCTTCATCAGGACATGGTGACGCAAAAATCTTGTCCATTATCAGTTTATAGAATAGAGCTTCATTTTTTCAGAATATCAACACGTCCTTTGTGTAGAGCAGAGTGCCCAACAGAAGTGTCGCTCATAAGAGGAAACGGTGCACCTGTTTCCTCTTATGAGCTCAGTGTTTGCATGCCCTTTATGAAATCTGAAAGGTTGCTGTAATTGTTCCTTCTGTCTATACTGGCCACAAAGAGATACCTTCATAATTCCAGTGTGAAGAGAGAGGGGACAAAATCCACTCTGCTGCTTTTGCGCAAGAAAAATGATGAGATTTCAGCAGTGAGACAGATCAAGTGAGTGTCTGTCAAAATCTGTTTTAGTCTTTTAGTGTGAAattctctttgtgtttcagtcaCCAGTGTCTTCTTGCTGTGCCACAGAGTGTCCAGAACACAACATGTACCTGCAACATTTTATAATATCCAGTGTGCAGCccagattcacacaggatatGTCTGTGGATTTGACCTCCATAGAGAAAACAAGGAGTTAAAACGTTGAAGCTACATTGTCTAAAAATATCGACTCTCCGAAACAGGCTACACTTTCCACTTCCtcaatgctgtgtgtgtgtgtgtgtgtgtgtgtgtgtgtgtgtgtttcatgcaCCAGGCTGGCAGAGTGCACTCGTCTTGATGTGTGctttgcaagttttttttttttatttttttttcatcatcgtGCATTTTCTGTCACACATGGCGCTGCTGTAGTTTTCACATCCCACGGAGCACAAAGCTGGCTCTTCATCCTCTCGCTCTGCAGTTGTCAGGTGGAGCTGCCGGCTGCTCGCTGAGCCTCTGCATCCTTCACTGAGCTGGCAGCAGCTCCtgtgtgaggaggaagaggaggaggaggagggcggaggGGGGTGGCTGACGTCTCTGAAATCAGCAGGGTCACCACGGCTCCTTCTGAGCTCCTCGAGGGAAGAATAGGTAATTTTGAGTGTCTCGTCCTGGTTCCTGCTGGGGTTTTTTCTGTACACACCCCAAGAGagtttttacaaacaaaacccACCACAGGCTGGTGGGCTATCAGCTGCCTGCGGTGGATAGCAGGCAACAACAAGCTGCAATGAAACACTCATCTTATACCAAAACACAAGAATCACAAAGAAAGTGAGacatttgtttatgttgtaGGTCAGAATGATTTGGCATTCCTCTAGAATTAGACCAAATTACATGGTGAGTAAGTATATTTCTTTATAGATTAATGAAGTAAATTGTTATCTATTTCAGTAGTTCCCATTTTAGTAGTCATGTTAGGTATCAAATTAAATGCTTAATGAGTATTTCAATCACACTTCATGATCCTCCATAAATGAAGCAAGGTCCCAGTGACTTGCAGGCTAGAAGAAGTTT of the Sparus aurata chromosome 18, fSpaAur1.1, whole genome shotgun sequence genome contains:
- the rap2c gene encoding ras-related protein Rap-2c, with the protein product MKEYKVVVLGSGGVGKSALTVQFVTGTFIEKYDPTIEDFYRKEIEVDSSPSVLEILDTAGTEQFASMRDLYIKNGQGFILVYSLVNQQSFQDIRPMRDQIVRVKRFEKVPLILVGNKVDLESEREVAGSDGRALAQEWGCPFIETSAKSKTMVDELFAEIVRQMNYSTLPEKQEQCCTACVVQ